In a genomic window of Tenuifilum sp. 4138str:
- a CDS encoding translocation and assembly module lipoprotein TamL, whose translation MHLLNKVQIKTSSKQVKPDDLLPYVKQKPNKKILGFRFHLRVYSLSNPRKSGWLNSGLRTIGEDPVLFDSNAVSGSSRNIKLYLQSKGYYNAVVTDSVWIHGKKADVFYTIHPNLPYKVRRVGYFIEDTLIRQLVLADTVNRLIKRNDLFDVDMLQTERERIETMLKRNGYFTFSKNFITFTADTNFRNNRVDLNLIIKNPLRADENGKLKPIRFKRYKFRNVFIYPNYDPFKFSSYRDVGELDTICRASVYYVFHQNPGVKLDVIEAFNQLKPNEMYSVDQVNRTQQNLSQIRLFKFVNIELEEVEAKEQTGEIDFSDIDTGSESEEFGYLNCYIQLVPHTLQSYQVELVGTNTSGSLGAEGTLNYQHKNLFKGAEVFDIKFRGLVETAQQKINLNNTLELGGSMGLTTPKYIGPYTSHVRVDKYAPNTQLTASYSFQRRPEYTRLIAGLQFGYVWKSSRFMLHTLNPIELNAISIQKISPEFQAQIDTTFLKYSYISQIVTVSSYNLVYSNQNVKKASSYSYIRFNLELSGNALQAISKLSDRPKNSNGAYTFFNTEFSQFVRSDINLTYHQVADENNSFAYRLYIGVGYPYGNSRALPFEKRFFTGGANGVRAWQARSLGPGSYYQPAERFPNRTADIKLEANFEYRFRMVWKLEGAMFIDCGNIWSMPGLDDRTGATFEWNKFYEQIAIGSGLGIRMNLGFFILRTDFGYKIFDPAINPNEPYKPWVPLNRKFSISDITFNFGIGYPF comes from the coding sequence ATGCACCTGCTCAACAAAGTACAAATAAAAACGAGTTCAAAGCAGGTAAAACCCGACGATTTATTACCTTATGTAAAGCAAAAGCCAAATAAGAAGATACTGGGATTTAGGTTCCACCTAAGGGTTTATAGTCTATCAAATCCCCGAAAATCGGGTTGGCTAAACAGTGGGCTAAGAACCATTGGTGAAGATCCAGTACTTTTCGATAGTAATGCAGTTTCAGGAAGCTCAAGAAATATCAAGCTTTACCTTCAAAGTAAGGGCTACTATAATGCAGTGGTAACCGATTCGGTTTGGATTCATGGGAAAAAGGCCGATGTTTTTTATACTATCCATCCTAATTTGCCCTATAAGGTGAGGAGAGTTGGCTATTTCATTGAGGATACCCTTATCCGCCAGCTTGTGTTGGCCGATACCGTGAACAGGCTAATTAAAAGAAACGATTTATTTGATGTGGATATGCTCCAGACCGAAAGGGAGCGAATTGAAACAATGCTAAAACGAAATGGCTACTTCACTTTTAGTAAGAATTTTATAACCTTTACCGCCGATACTAACTTCAGGAACAACAGGGTTGACCTTAACCTTATCATAAAAAATCCACTCCGGGCCGATGAGAATGGGAAACTAAAACCCATAAGGTTTAAGCGATACAAGTTTCGGAATGTTTTTATTTATCCGAACTATGACCCATTCAAGTTTAGCTCGTACCGTGATGTTGGTGAGCTTGATACAATTTGTAGGGCTAGTGTGTACTATGTTTTTCACCAGAACCCGGGTGTGAAGCTCGATGTAATTGAGGCATTTAACCAGTTAAAACCAAACGAAATGTATTCTGTTGACCAAGTCAACAGAACTCAGCAGAATCTGAGCCAAATTAGGTTATTTAAGTTTGTTAATATTGAACTGGAAGAAGTAGAGGCAAAGGAACAAACCGGTGAAATTGACTTCTCTGATATAGATACAGGTTCTGAATCGGAGGAGTTCGGGTATCTTAACTGTTATATTCAGCTGGTTCCGCATACCTTGCAGAGCTATCAGGTGGAGTTGGTAGGAACAAATACCAGCGGCTCGCTTGGCGCTGAGGGTACGTTAAACTATCAGCATAAAAACCTATTTAAAGGTGCAGAGGTATTTGATATTAAGTTCCGAGGACTTGTTGAAACCGCCCAGCAAAAAATCAACCTGAATAATACCCTTGAGCTTGGAGGTTCAATGGGGCTTACTACTCCAAAGTACATAGGACCTTACACTTCGCATGTTAGGGTCGATAAATATGCTCCTAACACCCAGCTTACTGCCTCGTACAGCTTTCAGCGCCGTCCTGAGTATACCCGACTGATTGCTGGGTTACAGTTCGGTTATGTTTGGAAAAGCTCACGCTTTATGCTGCATACCCTTAACCCAATTGAGCTAAATGCCATTTCAATACAAAAGATTAGTCCAGAGTTTCAGGCTCAGATTGATACCACCTTTCTTAAATACAGCTACATAAGCCAAATTGTGACAGTTTCTAGCTACAACCTGGTTTACAGTAACCAAAACGTTAAAAAGGCAAGCAGCTACAGCTACATTCGCTTTAATCTTGAACTGTCCGGGAACGCTCTTCAAGCAATATCCAAGCTGAGCGATAGACCAAAAAATTCAAACGGGGCGTATACGTTTTTCAATACAGAGTTCTCACAGTTTGTACGGAGCGATATAAATCTTACATACCATCAGGTTGCCGATGAGAACAACTCCTTTGCATATCGTTTGTACATTGGGGTTGGCTATCCTTACGGTAACTCACGGGCATTGCCCTTTGAAAAGCGCTTCTTTACGGGTGGAGCCAATGGAGTACGAGCATGGCAGGCGCGCTCATTAGGCCCAGGCTCATACTATCAACCCGCTGAGCGCTTCCCAAACCGCACTGCCGATATAAAGCTGGAAGCAAATTTTGAGTACCGCTTCCGTATGGTTTGGAAGCTGGAAGGGGCTATGTTTATCGATTGCGGCAATATTTGGTCGATGCCCGGACTTGACGATAGGACAGGGGCTACCTTTGAATGGAATAAATTCTATGAACAGATTGCTATTGGTAGCGGATTGGGGATAAGGATGAATTTGGGTTTCTTTATTTTACGAACCGATTTTGGCTATAAGATATTCGATCCGGCAATAAATCCGAACGAACCCTACAAACCCTGGGTTCCACTTAATCGAAAGTTTAGCATCAGCGATATAACCTTTAACTTTGGTATTGGATATCCGTTTTAG
- a CDS encoding class I fructose-bisphosphate aldolase, whose product MNYDKIVELLGDNANYLLEHKCNTVSKEMLHLPGPDFMERVVYHSNRSPQVMRSLQAMFNHGRLAGTGYLSILPVDQGIEHSAGASFAPNPIYFDPENIVKLAIEGGANAVASTFGVLASVARKYAHRIPFIVKINHNELLTYPNKYDQIMFGSVDEAWNLGAVAVGATIYFGSEESNRQIIEVAQAFERAHELGMATVLWCYLRNNGFKKDGVDYHLAADLTSQANHLGVTIQADIIKQKAPENNGGFKAINFGKTHDKVYSQLTTDHPIDLTRYQVVGCYNGRAGLINSGGASSGASDLAEAVYTAVVNKRAGGMGLISGRKAFQRPMDEGIKILNAIQDVYLESKVDIA is encoded by the coding sequence ATGAACTACGATAAAATAGTAGAGTTGCTTGGCGATAATGCCAATTATCTTCTTGAACATAAGTGCAATACCGTATCGAAGGAGATGCTTCACCTTCCCGGTCCCGACTTCATGGAGCGTGTGGTTTACCACAGCAACCGATCACCACAGGTAATGCGAAGCTTGCAGGCTATGTTCAACCACGGACGCTTGGCTGGTACGGGCTACCTTTCAATCCTGCCTGTTGATCAGGGAATTGAACATAGTGCAGGTGCATCGTTCGCCCCAAATCCCATTTACTTTGATCCTGAAAACATTGTTAAGTTGGCCATTGAGGGTGGTGCTAATGCGGTTGCCTCAACATTTGGGGTGCTGGCATCGGTAGCCCGTAAATATGCCCACCGCATACCTTTTATTGTAAAGATTAACCATAACGAGCTGCTTACCTATCCCAATAAGTACGATCAGATTATGTTTGGATCGGTTGATGAGGCATGGAACCTAGGTGCAGTAGCAGTTGGGGCTACAATATATTTTGGTTCCGAGGAGAGCAACCGGCAAATCATTGAAGTTGCCCAGGCGTTTGAGCGTGCCCATGAGTTGGGAATGGCTACCGTTCTTTGGTGCTACCTGCGAAACAATGGATTTAAAAAAGATGGCGTGGACTACCATCTAGCCGCCGACTTAACCAGCCAGGCAAACCATTTGGGGGTTACCATTCAGGCCGATATTATTAAACAGAAAGCCCCAGAGAATAATGGTGGCTTTAAAGCCATAAACTTCGGCAAAACCCACGATAAGGTTTATTCACAGCTAACTACCGATCATCCCATTGATTTGACTCGCTACCAGGTAGTAGGTTGTTATAACGGACGAGCTGGTTTAATTAACTCGGGTGGTGCCTCCTCGGGAGCAAGCGATTTGGCCGAGGCTGTTTATACTGCTGTAGTTAATAAACGTGCAGGTGGAATGGGACTCATTAGCGGTCGCAAAGCTTTTCAACGCCCTATGGATGAGGGTATAAAAATTCTGAATGCCATTCAGGATGTTTACCTTGAAAGTAAGGTCGACATAGCTTAA